A segment of the Candidatus Pelagisphaera phototrophica genome:
CGGCAGTATTGAAGATACCGTTTCAGAAATCAATCGCCTCTCTCCGGGAGAGGGAAAAGGATATGTCGACCTAGTTAACTTTTCTAAAAGAATATTCAAGGTGGGTTTTGAGAAACTATCAGACCAACCTTTCCACAAATTCTGGACCATGATCCGTCAGGTTCCTGCCCTACTGGCGCTTAAAAGCTATCTTTCAGTTTATAAACTGGTCTCGAGCTTTCTAAAAGATGAGCGCCTGAGGCGGGCATTTAGTATTCACCCATTGCTCGTTGGTGGTAACCCCATGAATACAACATCAATTTATTGCCTCATACACTATCTTGAGCGCAAGTGGGGGGTGTGGTTCCCTCAGGGTGGTACCGGGTCGCTAGTTGATGCATTGGTCTTACTGATGCAGGAGGAGGGTATCCGACTGCAACTTAACTGTAGTGCGAATCAGGTTATAGTAGAGGATGGTAAAGCTGTTGGTATCAAAATGGCAGAGGGTCAAGAGAAGCGCGCTGACCTGGTTGTTTTTGATGCAGACCCAGCAAAAGTATACCGAGATTTAATCGACGAACAGCATCGCAATAAGTGGACGAATCGAAGGATCGATCAGCTCACTTATTCTATGGGGCTATTTGTTTGGTATTTTGGAACGAGCCGATCTTACCCAGAAGTAAAGCACCATACGATAATTATGGGCGAAACATTTAAGGACTTACTGGAAGAGATCTATGATCAAAAAGTTCTTTCTAATGACCTCAGCCTTTACCTGCATCGACCGGCAGCAACTGATAGAGCTATGGCGCCTGCCGGCGGAGATGCCTTTTACGTGCTTGCTCCAGTCCCGAACAAGCAGGCAGGCATTAATTGGAAAGAGGCAGGTGAAAGAATAAGATTACAGGTAGAGCAGCAACTAGAGAGCACCCTACTACCAGACTTGAGTACTTGTATCGAAGTTTCGCACCACGTCACCCCGGATGACTTTGAAGGCAAATTTAACACCCTGTGGGGATGTGGCTTTTCGATCGCTCCTTTGTTTACACAATCAGCATGGTTTCGCTTTCACAACAAGTCAGAGGAACTTGAAAATCTTTATTTCTGCGGTGCAGGCACTCACCCTGGTGCTGGAGTGCCAGGAGTCATCGCTTCGGCTCGTGTCGTAGAAAAACTTGTGCCACCGGCTAGAGATGATTGCATGAGCGATCTTAAGAAATTATTCTGTTCAAAGAGTAAGACTTTTTCACTGGCTTCATTACTTCTGCCTAAGGCTCAGGCAGATGCTGTTTTCCGCCTGTATTTCATTTGTAGAACGCTCGATGATTGGGCAGATGAAGGCAATGCGGGTTTGCTGCGAGATGCGATGGATGCATGGCAGAATAATCTACCTCATGACCTCTTGGACCATTATCGATTCCTTCAAGCCCGTTGGGGTCTAGACAGCAAACCTCTTACCGAACTCATGCAAGCTATGCTCATGGAGCAGCAGTCAGTGAGGATGAGTTCAGAAGCTCAACTGCTTGAATATTGTCATGGCGTGGCAGGCACAATTGGACTAATGCTCTGCCCAATTTTTGGGGTCAAAGATAAGAAAGCGCTTGAGCACGCTAATAATTTAGGGATCGCCATGCAATTAACCAACATTTGTCGCGATGTTTTTGAAGATGCTGAGAATGATAGAATCTACCTGCCTGCTGACTTGTTTTCTTCGGCACTCACGGCTGCAGATTTAACGTCGAGCGATTGCGATTCACGCGAAGCATGCACTGCTGCTAAAGTGCGTCTACTGCAAATGGCTGATGGATTATATACCCGTGCAGACGCGGGTATCGACTTCCTGCCATTGAGGATCCGTATTGTTGTGCGCTGGGCGTCCAGAATGTATTGCGAAATAGGTAATGTGATTCGTAATGAGCCAGAACATTTCCACGAAAATCGTGCTATAGTGAAGCAGCCAAAGAAAATATTTTTTTTGATCAAATGCATTACCCGCTCATTGTATAAAAAGTAATCAGTGAGCTATTTAAAGTTTCTTATTATTTTCGTTTGTTTGCCTTTGCTCGTCTCGCTCTGCGCCAAAAAACTGCTCACCAAGGTAAATAAACCTGAGTACCTGCCGATTGCTTTGATGGCCTTCGTGGCCTTGGTTTATACGACCCCCTGGGATAATTACTTAATTATGCGTGGTGTTTGGACCTATCCAACAGGAAGTGTCATTGGTGTTTTGGGATACGTGCCTATAGAAGAATATTTTTTTATGGTTCTTCAGGCTACCTTAGCGGGAGTGCTTTGGACTTCATGGGTACCCCACAGTCAATATATTAAACTCAGGCTTTCCTATACTGGTCTACTCATGGCGGTCTTGGTCGGTCTTGTCGGCGCTCTAAGCTTAATGCATACAGCAGGTACATACATTGGCCTTATTCTGGTTTGGGCTTGTCCGCCGCTAGCGCTACAGTGGGGCTTGGGTTCTCATACTCTGATTAAATCTTTTAAGACTTGGGCGCCGCTGTGGATTGGTTTGAGCATTTATCTATGTATAGCTGATTATTACGCGATATTTAAGGGGGTCTGGTCGATTACGCCAGCGACGCGCACAGGATGGGGCATCGGCCATTTACCGGTAGAAGAAATATTGTTTTTCACGCTGACTAATTTATTTGTACTCCAAGGTATGTGCCTTTGGCGTGCTTGGCGAGGGGATGCATCGTGAAGTGCGTCGAATGGAGCCCTGTGCCAGTCGTGCAGGCAGGTCAACATGCTGTGCTAAAAAGATATTCGTTAAGATTAATGGCGCTTAGTTTATTGTTTTTCGTGCCCTTAGCCGGCCTCGGTCTTAAGAGTGAAGAATGGCCAATATATCTGCAGCTACTGCCCCTTTTTATAAGCCTTTTTCTATTCGGGATACCACACGGCGGTGCGGATCATTTACTGTTATGGGGTATGCTGCGAAAGGACTCTTGGTATAGGCGCATCGCTACCTTGGCTCTCTACACTCTAACAGCCCTAGCTTATCTGACTTTTTGGGATTTCAATCCATCTACAGCAGCATTATTTTTCCTTGGATTAACAATTTTCCATTGGGGTCAAGGTGATCGATATATTTCAGTTCAAGTCCACCAAGCGACTTATCTTTGCCGCTCTAAGGCCCTCACTGCATTACATATTCTATCTAGGGGTAGCATACCCATTTTATTACCTGGCTATTTGGGCAATGATACCTATCGAAGCGTAATCGAGGCATTAGTGAGCAGCGGCGGGCAAGCGAGCTACCAAGCGGAGTGGGTCTCAAGTTATCCGCTGTTTTTTCTCCTGATCCCATTGGGACTGACTGCTTTGAGCTTGTTAGCAGCCTCGATTTATGTAAGCAAAGAAGAGATACGCCCCTTATGCATGGATAGCATCGAGAGTGTAGCCTTGTTCGGCTGGTTTTTGTTTATTCCCGCCTTGTGGGCGATTGGCTGTTATTTTGCACTGTGGCACAGTTTACGCCACACCTTGAGAATACTCTCGACCGATACTCTAGGAAGTCAGTTGTTGGATTCGAAGCAGTACCTTAAATTAAACATTCGCTGGCTACAGCTGACTGGTTTGATGACCTTAATTGCACTGATTGGAATGTGGATGATTTTCGCTCTACCCCTTACGGTCCGCGGTATCGAACTGGATTGGTTGGCCAAGGCTTTGATTGGTATATCGGTGTTGACACTCCCGCACACTGTAGTGGTTTGCTGTATGGATAGAATACAGCTTAGAGATTAAGATTATAAGCTCAGATATTTACTGTAGTAAATTTTGATTTTGGGTTTTAAAATTAATTGGAGTGTTTTCATTCTTCGTCAGCGACAATGGATATTATGTCGTATTGAATTTCCTATCAACAAGCTGCGCGTCTGGGTGCCGTCCCCGTGGACGGGGCACATTTTCCCTGCGCGCAGATTCTGATTCGAGGTTCGAGGCCCTTGCCGGCAAGCTCGTGGCGGACGTGGCCACCCTGGGCGACACGTGGGTGCGCCGCGTGCTCGCCCTCGAACCACTCGGCTGTAACAAGGGGCTGTGGTGGGCCATCAAACACGGAGCCTGCCCGGTTCAGTCCCACTTGCAGATATCGCGCGTGTGTATGTTGGTGCCGTGTGCGTGGAGGTTGTGTGCGTTTACCGCCACGGCCGTGGCTACATCCTCGAACATGTGCGAGCTGTACACGCCCTCAGAGCGCAGACAAGCGTCCACGCCTCTCCGGGACAGGAAGTAACCGCCCCCGGAGCAGTAATTCACAGTATGAACGAAAACAGGTTTTTCCTTGGACTTGTCCTTGCATTTTCCGTAGTGATACTTAGACCAGTGGGCCCGTGCGGAGACGAGATGCCCGGCGTAGTCCACGCGGTGCAGGGCGAGCGACGTGTACAGCTC
Coding sequences within it:
- the crtI gene encoding phytoene desaturase family protein, which encodes MSHRSKNRRSAIVVGAGFGGMATALRLRRIGYAVTVIDNNPKAGGRAQVYEINGFKFDAGPTVITAPFLFDELFTLFRKKREDYIEFLPVEPWYRFEFSDGSKLDYGGSIEDTVSEINRLSPGEGKGYVDLVNFSKRIFKVGFEKLSDQPFHKFWTMIRQVPALLALKSYLSVYKLVSSFLKDERLRRAFSIHPLLVGGNPMNTTSIYCLIHYLERKWGVWFPQGGTGSLVDALVLLMQEEGIRLQLNCSANQVIVEDGKAVGIKMAEGQEKRADLVVFDADPAKVYRDLIDEQHRNKWTNRRIDQLTYSMGLFVWYFGTSRSYPEVKHHTIIMGETFKDLLEEIYDQKVLSNDLSLYLHRPAATDRAMAPAGGDAFYVLAPVPNKQAGINWKEAGERIRLQVEQQLESTLLPDLSTCIEVSHHVTPDDFEGKFNTLWGCGFSIAPLFTQSAWFRFHNKSEELENLYFCGAGTHPGAGVPGVIASARVVEKLVPPARDDCMSDLKKLFCSKSKTFSLASLLLPKAQADAVFRLYFICRTLDDWADEGNAGLLRDAMDAWQNNLPHDLLDHYRFLQARWGLDSKPLTELMQAMLMEQQSVRMSSEAQLLEYCHGVAGTIGLMLCPIFGVKDKKALEHANNLGIAMQLTNICRDVFEDAENDRIYLPADLFSSALTAADLTSSDCDSREACTAAKVRLLQMADGLYTRADAGIDFLPLRIRIVVRWASRMYCEIGNVIRNEPEHFHENRAIVKQPKKIFFLIKCITRSLYKK
- a CDS encoding lycopene cyclase domain-containing protein; protein product: MSYLKFLIIFVCLPLLVSLCAKKLLTKVNKPEYLPIALMAFVALVYTTPWDNYLIMRGVWTYPTGSVIGVLGYVPIEEYFFMVLQATLAGVLWTSWVPHSQYIKLRLSYTGLLMAVLVGLVGALSLMHTAGTYIGLILVWACPPLALQWGLGSHTLIKSFKTWAPLWIGLSIYLCIADYYAIFKGVWSITPATRTGWGIGHLPVEEILFFTLTNLFVLQGMCLWRAWRGDAS
- a CDS encoding Brp/Blh family beta-carotene 15,15'-dioxygenase translates to MKCVEWSPVPVVQAGQHAVLKRYSLRLMALSLLFFVPLAGLGLKSEEWPIYLQLLPLFISLFLFGIPHGGADHLLLWGMLRKDSWYRRIATLALYTLTALAYLTFWDFNPSTAALFFLGLTIFHWGQGDRYISVQVHQATYLCRSKALTALHILSRGSIPILLPGYLGNDTYRSVIEALVSSGGQASYQAEWVSSYPLFFLLIPLGLTALSLLAASIYVSKEEIRPLCMDSIESVALFGWFLFIPALWAIGCYFALWHSLRHTLRILSTDTLGSQLLDSKQYLKLNIRWLQLTGLMTLIALIGMWMIFALPLTVRGIELDWLAKALIGISVLTLPHTVVVCCMDRIQLRD